One window from the genome of Erwinia sorbitola encodes:
- the nusG gene encoding transcription termination/antitermination protein NusG, whose translation MSEAPKKRWYVVQAFSGFEGRVAQSLREHIKLHNMEELFGDVMVPTEEVVEIRGGQRRKSERKFFPGYVLVQMVMNDASWHLVRSVPRVMGFIGGTSDRPAPISDKEVDAIMNRLQQAGDKPRPKTMFEPGEMVRVSDGPFADFNGVVEEVDYEKSRLKVSVSIFGRATPVELDFGQVEKG comes from the coding sequence ATGTCTGAAGCTCCAAAAAAGCGCTGGTACGTCGTTCAGGCGTTTTCCGGTTTTGAAGGCCGCGTAGCACAATCGCTGCGCGAGCATATCAAGTTACATAACATGGAAGAGCTGTTTGGCGATGTCATGGTTCCAACCGAAGAAGTGGTTGAGATCCGTGGTGGTCAGCGCCGTAAAAGCGAGCGCAAGTTCTTCCCAGGCTACGTGCTGGTACAGATGGTCATGAATGATGCCAGCTGGCACCTGGTGCGTAGCGTGCCGCGTGTTATGGGCTTCATCGGCGGTACTTCTGACCGCCCTGCACCTATCAGCGACAAAGAAGTTGACGCCATTATGAACCGCCTTCAGCAGGCTGGTGATAAGCCACGTCCGAAAACTATGTTTGAGCCAGGTGAGATGGTGCGCGTAAGCGATGGTCCATTTGCCGACTTTAACGGTGTGGTGGAAGAAGTTGACTACGAGAAAAGCCGCCTGAAAGTATCTGTATCCATCTTTGGCCGTGCAACACCGGTTGAGCTGGACTTCGGTCAGGTAGAGAAGGGTTAA
- a CDS encoding IMPACT family protein — MDAYDIPADKLFSFSEEIKKSRFITQLAHTEGVEAARGFVQEIKQQHPTARHHCWAFVAGPPDDSQQLGFSDDGEPSGTAGKPMLAQLMGNNIGEITAVVVRYYGGIQLGTGGLVKAYGGGVQQALRLLPRQVKVPMLHFSLICDYAQLGDIERMVARFDGQLLNTEYQQNITLHLALPHAQVAGFRQNLSDLSRGALQLASLK, encoded by the coding sequence ATGGACGCTTACGATATTCCGGCTGATAAATTATTCAGCTTTAGCGAAGAGATTAAGAAAAGCCGCTTTATCACGCAACTGGCGCATACCGAGGGCGTGGAGGCGGCGCGTGGCTTTGTACAAGAGATCAAGCAGCAGCACCCGACCGCCCGGCATCACTGCTGGGCATTCGTTGCCGGGCCTCCCGATGATTCGCAACAGCTGGGGTTCTCTGATGATGGGGAACCGTCCGGCACCGCTGGAAAACCAATGCTGGCCCAGTTGATGGGTAACAACATTGGCGAAATTACAGCGGTGGTTGTGCGCTATTATGGGGGAATTCAGCTGGGAACGGGGGGGCTGGTTAAAGCCTATGGCGGGGGTGTACAGCAGGCGCTGCGGTTACTGCCTCGTCAGGTCAAAGTTCCGATGCTGCATTTCAGCCTTATCTGTGATTATGCACAGCTGGGCGATATTGAACGTATGGTGGCGCGTTTTGATGGTCAACTGCTTAATACTGAGTACCAGCAGAACATCACTCTACACCTTGCACTGCCTCATGCGCAGGTAGCGGGGTTCAGGCAAAATCTGTCAGACTTAAGTCGGGGCGCATTGCAATTAGCCTCGCTCAAATAA
- the rplK gene encoding 50S ribosomal protein L11 codes for MAKKVQAYVKLQVAAGMANPSPPVGPALGQQGVNIMEFCKAFNAKTESLEKGLPTPVVITVYSDRSFTFITKTPPAAVLLKKAAGVKSGSGKPNKDKVGKVSRAQVREIAETKAADMTGSDVEAMIRSIEGTARSMGLVVED; via the coding sequence ATGGCTAAGAAAGTACAAGCCTACGTTAAGTTGCAGGTTGCAGCTGGTATGGCAAACCCAAGTCCACCGGTTGGTCCGGCACTGGGCCAGCAGGGCGTTAACATCATGGAATTCTGTAAAGCGTTTAACGCCAAAACAGAATCCCTGGAGAAAGGTCTTCCAACGCCAGTTGTGATCACCGTTTACTCTGACCGTTCTTTCACCTTCATCACCAAAACCCCTCCTGCAGCAGTACTGCTGAAGAAAGCGGCTGGTGTTAAGTCTGGTTCCGGCAAGCCGAACAAAGACAAAGTAGGTAAAGTATCGCGTGCTCAGGTACGTGAAATCGCAGAAACCAAAGCTGCGGACATGACTGGTTCTGACGTGGAAGCGATGATTCGCTCCATCGAAGGTACTGCTCGTTCCATGGGCCTGGTAGTGGAGGACTAA
- the secE gene encoding preprotein translocase subunit SecE, protein MSANTEAQGNGRGLEILKWLGVVVLLVAAVAGNSYYRDVTLPLRALAVVVLMAAAAGIALLTTKGKATLAFAREARTEVRKVIWPTRQETLHTTLIVAAVTAVMSLILWGLDGILVRLVSFITGLRF, encoded by the coding sequence ATGAGTGCTAATACCGAAGCTCAAGGAAACGGGCGCGGCCTGGAAATATTGAAGTGGTTAGGTGTAGTGGTGCTTTTGGTCGCCGCTGTTGCCGGTAATTCCTATTATCGCGATGTAACATTACCTCTGCGTGCTCTTGCCGTTGTGGTACTGATGGCAGCGGCAGCCGGCATTGCCCTGTTGACCACCAAAGGTAAAGCAACGTTGGCATTTGCTCGTGAAGCGCGCACTGAAGTTCGTAAGGTCATCTGGCCTACTCGTCAGGAAACGTTGCACACCACGTTAATCGTTGCCGCGGTAACTGCCGTGATGTCACTGATTTTGTGGGGACTGGATGGTATTCTGGTTCGTCTGGTATCGTTTATCACTGGCCTGAGGTTCTGA
- the birA gene encoding bifunctional biotin--[acetyl-CoA-carboxylase] ligase/biotin operon repressor BirA, which produces MKDNTVPLKLVSILADGEFHSGEQLGEQLGMSRAAINKHIQTLKEWGIDVFTVTGKGYSLSSPMQLLDEQAINAQLEQGRLAVIPVIDSTNQYLLDRMDSLQSGDACVAEYQQAGRGRRGRQWFSPFGANLYLSMYWRLEQGPAAAMGLSLVMGIVLAEALQEQGAPDIRVKWPNDIYMNDRKLAGILVELTGKTGDTAQIVIGAGINLAMRSPGSEVINQGWINLQEANVTVNRNALSALIVNKMRTALAEFEQDGLAPFVARWARLDNFIDRPVKLLIGDREIFGTARGIDQQGGLILEQDGVRKSWVGGEISLRPQS; this is translated from the coding sequence ATGAAAGACAACACCGTGCCTTTAAAGCTGGTAAGCATTCTGGCTGATGGGGAGTTTCATTCAGGTGAACAGCTTGGCGAGCAGCTGGGCATGAGCCGTGCAGCAATCAATAAGCATATTCAAACGCTAAAAGAGTGGGGTATTGATGTCTTCACCGTCACGGGTAAAGGCTATAGCCTCTCTTCGCCGATGCAATTACTTGATGAACAGGCAATCAATGCACAGCTTGAGCAAGGGCGGCTGGCCGTTATTCCGGTCATAGATTCGACCAATCAGTATTTACTTGATCGCATGGACAGCCTGCAATCGGGTGATGCCTGTGTGGCGGAGTACCAGCAGGCAGGAAGAGGAAGACGCGGACGTCAGTGGTTTTCCCCCTTTGGTGCGAACCTGTATCTCTCGATGTACTGGCGGCTGGAGCAAGGGCCAGCGGCAGCGATGGGGTTGAGCCTTGTTATGGGTATCGTCCTGGCCGAAGCACTGCAAGAACAGGGTGCGCCGGATATACGAGTGAAATGGCCCAACGATATCTACATGAACGATCGTAAACTCGCAGGTATTCTCGTAGAACTGACAGGAAAAACCGGCGATACTGCGCAGATCGTGATTGGCGCAGGTATAAACCTCGCAATGCGTTCTCCGGGATCCGAGGTGATTAATCAGGGCTGGATTAACCTTCAGGAAGCTAATGTCACAGTGAACCGTAACGCGCTCTCTGCACTTATTGTGAATAAAATGCGTACTGCGCTCGCTGAGTTTGAGCAGGATGGTTTGGCACCCTTCGTGGCGCGCTGGGCACGGTTAGATAACTTTATTGACCGTCCGGTAAAGCTGTTGATTGGTGACCGCGAAATCTTTGGTACTGCCAGAGGAATTGATCAGCAGGGAGGATTGATCCTTGAACAGGATGGCGTCAGGAAGTCCTGGGTTGGTGGGGAAATTTCGTTACGACCGCAGAGTTAA
- the murB gene encoding UDP-N-acetylmuramate dehydrogenase — MSRQQHSLKSWNTFGLEAYANHISVAESIEELCQCWQESTQQKEPVLLLGEGSNVLFLGDFAGRVIINRIKGISVEETENAWCLHVGAGENWHQLVETTLQQNLAGLENLALIPGCTGSAPIQNIGAYGVELEQVCEYVDIVCLSNGTVQRLNAAECQFGYRDSIFKHRYREGYAIVAVGLRLVKAWKPVLSYGDLRNLDPRTVTPKQVYDAVCHMRLSKLPDPKVTGNAGSFFKNPLVSAELAEQLRTEYPGIPQYPQDGGSVKLAAGWLIDQCTLKGFRLGGAAVHQQQALVLINAQDASGQDIVDLAHTVRQRVAEKFNVWLEPEVRFIAAQGETDAVEVIT; from the coding sequence ATGTCCCGCCAGCAACACTCATTAAAATCCTGGAATACCTTTGGTCTTGAGGCCTATGCCAACCATATAAGTGTGGCCGAAAGCATTGAAGAACTTTGTCAGTGCTGGCAGGAGAGCACCCAACAGAAAGAACCGGTATTGCTGCTAGGTGAAGGCAGTAACGTATTGTTTCTTGGAGACTTCGCCGGGCGGGTGATCATAAACCGTATTAAAGGCATCAGTGTTGAAGAAACTGAAAATGCATGGTGTTTACATGTAGGTGCTGGAGAAAACTGGCATCAATTGGTGGAAACTACGCTACAGCAGAATCTGGCCGGCTTAGAGAATCTGGCATTAATTCCTGGGTGCACCGGTTCGGCACCGATACAAAATATTGGTGCCTATGGCGTCGAGCTGGAGCAGGTATGTGAGTATGTAGACATCGTCTGTCTCTCCAACGGCACGGTGCAGCGCCTTAACGCAGCTGAGTGCCAGTTTGGCTATCGCGACAGTATATTCAAGCATCGATATCGCGAGGGCTACGCCATTGTCGCTGTGGGCTTGCGTCTGGTGAAAGCATGGAAGCCTGTACTGAGCTATGGTGACCTGCGCAACCTTGATCCGCGAACAGTTACTCCAAAGCAAGTTTATGATGCCGTTTGCCATATGCGCCTTAGCAAGCTTCCCGATCCTAAAGTGACAGGAAATGCAGGAAGCTTCTTTAAAAATCCACTTGTGAGCGCGGAACTTGCTGAACAGCTGCGAACCGAGTATCCGGGGATCCCACAATATCCACAGGATGGTGGGAGTGTGAAGCTGGCAGCTGGCTGGCTAATAGATCAATGTACCCTGAAAGGATTCCGTCTTGGTGGCGCTGCTGTACATCAACAACAGGCGCTGGTTTTGATTAATGCACAAGATGCCAGCGGACAGGACATTGTTGATCTGGCCCATACGGTACGTCAGCGCGTTGCGGAAAAATTTAATGTGTGGCTGGAGCCTGAAGTCCGTTTCATCGCCGCTCAGGGCGAGACAGACGCCGTTGAGGTTATTACATGA
- the trkH gene encoding Trk system potassium transporter TrkH produces MHFRAITRIVGLLVILFSGTMIVPGLVALIYRDGAGRAFTQTFFMALMIGTLLWWPNRKQKSELKPREGFLIVVLFWTVLGSVGAMPFIFAEQPNLSVTDAFFESFSGLTTTGATTLVGLDSLPKAILFYRQMLQWLGGMGIIVLAVAILPILGVGGMQLYRAEMPGPLKDNKMRPRIAETAKTLWLIYVLLTVACAVALWMAGMPLFDAIGHSFSTIAIGGFSTHDASIGYFNSPTINTIIAVFLLISGCNYGLHFSLLSGRSLRVYWRDPEFRMFIGVQITLVIICTLVLWFHNVYRTGMETLNQAFFQVVSMASTAGFTTDSIARWPLFLPVLLLCSAFIGGCAGSTGGGLKVIRILLLFKQGSRELKRLVHPNAVYTIKLGNRALPERILEAVWGFFSAYALVFILSMLAIIATGVDDFSAFAAVAATLNNLGPGLGVVADNFTSMNDTAKWILILTMLFGRLEVFTLLVLFTPTFWRE; encoded by the coding sequence ATGCATTTTCGCGCCATTACCCGCATAGTGGGTTTACTGGTCATTTTGTTCTCAGGCACCATGATCGTGCCCGGGCTGGTGGCGTTAATTTACCGAGATGGGGCAGGGCGTGCATTCACTCAGACGTTTTTTATGGCGCTGATGATTGGGACGCTGCTGTGGTGGCCCAATCGTAAACAGAAGAGTGAGCTAAAGCCGCGAGAAGGGTTCCTTATCGTTGTGCTGTTCTGGACGGTGCTGGGCAGCGTGGGGGCCATGCCGTTTATCTTTGCTGAACAGCCCAATCTTTCGGTGACTGATGCATTCTTTGAATCCTTCTCTGGCCTCACAACCACGGGTGCAACTACGCTGGTGGGGCTGGATTCACTGCCTAAAGCAATCCTGTTTTATCGTCAAATGCTGCAATGGCTTGGCGGGATGGGGATCATTGTTCTTGCCGTAGCCATCCTGCCGATTCTGGGCGTTGGGGGTATGCAGCTATATCGTGCTGAAATGCCGGGGCCGTTAAAAGATAACAAGATGCGGCCACGTATTGCAGAAACGGCAAAAACCCTGTGGCTGATTTACGTGCTGCTGACGGTGGCCTGTGCAGTGGCACTGTGGATGGCGGGAATGCCGTTATTTGATGCAATAGGTCACAGCTTTTCGACCATTGCTATCGGAGGATTTTCCACGCACGATGCCAGTATCGGCTATTTTAACAGCCCCACTATTAACACAATTATCGCCGTCTTCCTGCTGATCTCCGGCTGTAACTATGGCCTGCACTTCTCTTTATTGAGCGGACGCAGCCTGCGAGTTTACTGGCGTGATCCTGAATTTCGTATGTTTATCGGTGTGCAGATTACGCTGGTAATTATCTGTACTCTGGTGCTGTGGTTCCACAATGTCTACCGAACAGGGATGGAAACGCTCAACCAGGCATTCTTCCAGGTGGTGTCGATGGCAAGTACTGCGGGTTTCACTACCGACAGTATCGCTCGATGGCCACTGTTCCTGCCGGTACTGCTTCTCTGTTCAGCCTTTATCGGTGGCTGTGCGGGTTCTACCGGCGGCGGCCTCAAAGTGATTCGTATCCTGCTGCTGTTTAAACAGGGTTCGCGTGAGCTGAAAAGGCTGGTGCACCCCAATGCGGTGTACACCATTAAACTGGGTAACCGTGCGTTGCCTGAACGCATTCTTGAGGCAGTCTGGGGATTTTTCTCTGCCTATGCTCTGGTCTTTATCCTCAGCATGCTGGCAATTATTGCCACCGGCGTTGATGACTTCTCGGCATTTGCTGCCGTGGCGGCAACGCTGAACAACCTTGGCCCTGGCCTTGGCGTAGTGGCTGACAATTTTACCTCAATGAATGATACGGCTAAATGGATCCTGATTTTGACGATGCTGTTCGGGCGTCTTGAAGTCTTCACTTTGTTAGTTCTGTTTACGCCAACCTTCTGGCGTGAATAA
- the hemG gene encoding menaquinone-dependent protoporphyrinogen IX dehydrogenase, translating to MKALILYSSRDGQTREIAFYIANQLKEARECDVLNIQLVNEVDWSQYDRVMIGASVRYGHFQPAVAKFVKTHLNALQERSSAFFSVNLTARKPEKRTPQTNAYTRKFLMQSPWEPDSCAVFAGALRYPRYGFFDRIMIQLIMRMTKGETDTRKEVEYTDWQQVTRFAHEFAELPSKLQ from the coding sequence ATGAAAGCGTTAATACTGTATTCCAGCCGCGATGGTCAGACTCGCGAAATTGCTTTCTATATAGCTAACCAGTTAAAGGAGGCGCGGGAGTGTGATGTGCTCAACATCCAGCTGGTTAACGAGGTTGACTGGTCGCAGTACGATCGCGTGATGATAGGTGCTTCTGTGCGCTATGGTCACTTCCAGCCTGCCGTAGCAAAATTTGTGAAAACACATCTTAATGCATTGCAGGAGCGTTCAAGCGCCTTCTTCTCAGTGAACCTGACGGCACGTAAACCAGAGAAGCGTACACCGCAGACCAATGCCTATACCCGTAAGTTCTTAATGCAGTCACCCTGGGAGCCCGACAGCTGCGCCGTGTTTGCTGGTGCCCTGCGTTATCCTCGTTACGGTTTCTTCGACCGCATTATGATTCAGTTGATTATGCGCATGACTAAAGGAGAAACCGATACACGTAAAGAAGTGGAGTATACCGACTGGCAGCAGGTCACCCGTTTTGCGCATGAATTTGCTGAATTACCGAGCAAGTTGCAGTAA
- the coaA gene encoding type I pantothenate kinase — translation MRKKDSLLTTPYLHFNRTQWAALRDSVPMTLSEDEIARLKGINEDLSMEEVAEIYLPLSRLLNFYISSNLRRQAVLEQFLGTNGQRIPYIISIAGSVAVGKSTTARVLQALLSRWPEHRRVELITTDGFLHPNAVLKERGLMKKKGFPLSYDMHRLVNFVSDLKSGASQVTAPVYSHLIYDVIPEGDKIVQQPDILILEGLNVLQSGMDYPHDPHHVFVSDFVDFSIYVDAPEELLEQWYINRFLKFRQGAFTDPDSYFHHYAQLPEQEAVGIASQLWKEINYMNLKENIMPTRERASLIMTKSSDHAVDLVRLRK, via the coding sequence ATGAGAAAAAAAGACTCCCTGTTGACGACACCGTATCTCCATTTCAATCGGACCCAGTGGGCTGCGCTGCGTGATTCGGTGCCCATGACGCTCTCTGAAGACGAAATTGCACGTCTTAAAGGCATCAACGAAGATCTGTCCATGGAAGAAGTAGCGGAGATTTATCTGCCGTTATCTCGTCTGCTGAATTTCTATATCAGCTCAAATTTACGGCGTCAGGCTGTCCTTGAGCAGTTTCTGGGCACAAACGGCCAAAGAATACCTTACATCATCAGTATTGCGGGTAGCGTCGCTGTCGGTAAAAGTACCACAGCACGCGTATTGCAGGCTTTACTGAGCCGCTGGCCCGAACACCGCAGGGTGGAACTGATAACTACCGATGGCTTTCTGCACCCCAATGCGGTGTTGAAAGAGCGCGGTCTGATGAAGAAAAAGGGCTTCCCGCTCTCTTATGATATGCATCGCCTGGTAAACTTTGTGTCAGATCTCAAGTCTGGAGCATCTCAGGTTACCGCGCCGGTCTATTCGCATCTGATTTATGATGTCATTCCGGAAGGCGATAAGATTGTGCAGCAACCGGATATTTTGATTCTGGAAGGCCTGAACGTATTGCAGAGCGGAATGGACTATCCGCATGATCCTCACCATGTGTTTGTTTCTGATTTCGTCGATTTTTCAATTTACGTCGATGCCCCGGAAGAATTACTTGAGCAATGGTATATCAACCGTTTTCTGAAATTCCGTCAGGGAGCCTTTACCGATCCTGACTCCTATTTCCACCACTATGCACAACTGCCAGAACAAGAGGCTGTAGGGATTGCCAGCCAGCTGTGGAAGGAAATTAATTATATGAATCTAAAAGAAAACATTATGCCAACGCGGGAACGTGCAAGTTTGATTATGACGAAAAGCAGTGACCATGCGGTCGACCTCGTCAGATTAAGAAAATAG
- the tuf gene encoding elongation factor Tu: protein MSKEKFERSKPHVNVGTIGHVDHGKTTLTAAITTVLAKTFGGSARAFDQIDNAPEEKARGITINTSHVEYDTPTRHYAHVDCPGHADYVKNMITGAAQMDGAILVVAATDGPMPQTREHILLGRQVGVPYMIVFMNKCDMVDDEELLELVEMEVRELLSAYDFPGDDIPVVRGSALKALQGDAAWEAKIIELAGHLDNYIPEPQRAIDMPFLLPIEDVFSISGRGTVVTGRVERGIIKVGEEVEIVGIKDTVKSTCTGVEMFRKLLDEGRAGENCGILLRGIKREDIQRGQVLAKPGSIKPHTKFESEVYILSKDEGGRHTPFFKGYRPQFYFRTTDVTGTIELPEGVEMVMPGDNIQMLVTLIHPIAMDDGLRFAIREGGRTVGAGVVAKVIS from the coding sequence ATGTCTAAAGAAAAATTTGAACGTTCCAAACCGCACGTCAACGTTGGTACTATCGGCCACGTTGACCACGGTAAAACTACCCTGACTGCTGCTATCACCACCGTTCTGGCTAAAACCTTCGGTGGTTCTGCACGTGCGTTCGATCAGATCGACAACGCACCTGAAGAAAAAGCACGTGGTATCACCATCAACACTTCCCACGTTGAATATGACACCCCAACTCGCCACTATGCGCACGTTGACTGCCCAGGCCACGCCGACTATGTGAAAAACATGATCACCGGTGCTGCCCAGATGGACGGCGCGATCCTGGTTGTTGCTGCAACTGACGGCCCAATGCCTCAGACCCGTGAGCACATCCTGCTGGGTCGCCAGGTTGGCGTTCCTTACATGATCGTATTCATGAACAAATGCGACATGGTTGATGACGAAGAGCTGCTGGAACTGGTTGAAATGGAAGTGCGTGAGCTGCTGTCAGCTTATGATTTCCCTGGCGACGACATCCCGGTTGTTCGTGGTTCTGCACTGAAAGCGCTGCAGGGCGACGCTGCGTGGGAAGCTAAAATCATCGAGCTGGCTGGTCACCTGGATAACTACATCCCAGAACCACAGCGTGCGATTGATATGCCATTCCTGCTGCCAATCGAAGACGTATTCTCCATCTCCGGTCGTGGTACCGTTGTTACCGGTCGTGTAGAGCGCGGTATCATCAAAGTTGGTGAAGAAGTTGAAATCGTTGGTATCAAAGATACCGTGAAATCAACTTGTACCGGCGTTGAAATGTTCCGTAAGCTGCTGGACGAAGGCCGTGCGGGTGAGAACTGTGGTATTCTGCTGCGCGGTATCAAGCGTGAAGATATCCAGCGTGGACAGGTTCTGGCTAAGCCAGGCTCAATCAAGCCACACACCAAGTTCGAATCTGAAGTGTACATCCTGTCCAAGGATGAAGGCGGCCGTCATACTCCGTTCTTCAAAGGCTACCGTCCACAGTTCTACTTCCGTACAACTGACGTGACCGGTACCATCGAACTGCCAGAAGGCGTTGAGATGGTAATGCCAGGCGACAACATCCAGATGCTTGTTACCCTGATCCACCCAATCGCGATGGACGACGGTCTGCGTTTCGCAATCCGTGAAGGTGGTCGTACCGTTGGTGCTGGTGTTGTTGCTAAAGTTATCTCTTAA
- the pepQ gene encoding Xaa-Pro dipeptidase, with protein MESLVTLYQQHVKTLQQRAQQVLARHNLDGMLIHSGELLTVFLDDHTYPFKVNPQFKAWVPVTQVPNCWLWIDGVNKPKLWFYSPVDYWHNVEPLPHSFWTGEIDIIGLKSADDIAQQLPAQRENIAYIGPVPARATQLGFSAGAINPQGVIDFLHYHRAYKTNYELHCMRQAQKIAVTGHRAAKEAFLSGMSEFDINVAYLSATGHRDTDVPYGNIIALNEHAAVLHYTKLDHQTPEQRRSFLIDAGAEYNGYAADLTRSYAASDKSEYAQLIKDMNAEELALIATMKACVRYTEYHQQMHFRIASLLLKHQLVQGISAEAMIKEDITGPFMPHGIGHPLGLQVHDVAGFMQDDQGTHLAAPAQYPYLRCTRMLEPGMVLTIEPGIYFIDSLLAPWRAGKFSHYFDWAKIDALKPYGGIRIEDNVVIHANGVENMTRDLHLA; from the coding sequence ATGGAGTCACTCGTTACGCTTTATCAGCAGCATGTGAAAACGTTACAGCAGCGTGCACAGCAAGTGCTGGCGCGGCATAATCTTGATGGGATGCTGATTCATTCCGGGGAATTACTGACGGTATTTCTCGACGATCACACCTATCCCTTCAAGGTAAACCCTCAGTTCAAAGCATGGGTGCCAGTCACTCAGGTGCCTAACTGCTGGCTGTGGATAGATGGCGTTAACAAGCCGAAACTGTGGTTCTATTCTCCGGTTGATTACTGGCATAACGTTGAGCCTTTACCGCATAGCTTTTGGACGGGTGAGATCGATATCATCGGCCTGAAGAGTGCCGATGATATTGCGCAGCAGCTGCCTGCACAGCGTGAAAATATTGCCTATATCGGGCCGGTGCCAGCTCGGGCAACTCAGCTTGGATTTAGTGCCGGAGCGATTAACCCACAGGGTGTGATCGATTTCCTGCATTATCACCGCGCTTACAAAACGAATTATGAGCTGCACTGTATGCGTCAGGCGCAAAAGATCGCCGTCACCGGTCATCGAGCGGCGAAAGAAGCATTCCTGTCCGGTATGAGCGAGTTCGATATTAATGTCGCTTATCTCAGTGCTACCGGCCATCGCGATACCGATGTTCCTTATGGCAATATTATTGCGCTTAACGAACATGCTGCGGTACTGCACTACACTAAACTTGATCACCAAACTCCAGAGCAACGCCGCAGCTTCCTGATCGATGCGGGGGCAGAGTATAACGGCTATGCCGCCGACCTGACCCGCAGCTATGCGGCCAGTGATAAAAGTGAATATGCTCAGTTGATCAAGGATATGAACGCGGAAGAACTGGCGCTGATTGCGACGATGAAAGCATGCGTGCGTTATACCGAATATCATCAGCAGATGCATTTTCGTATCGCCAGCCTCTTGCTGAAACACCAGTTAGTGCAGGGCATTAGCGCGGAAGCGATGATTAAAGAAGATATTACCGGGCCCTTTATGCCTCATGGTATCGGTCATCCGCTGGGCTTGCAGGTACATGATGTTGCAGGCTTTATGCAGGATGACCAGGGTACGCATCTGGCTGCGCCTGCGCAGTACCCGTACCTGCGCTGTACCCGTATGCTGGAGCCGGGCATGGTGTTAACTATTGAACCAGGTATCTACTTTATCGACTCACTGTTAGCGCCGTGGCGTGCAGGTAAGTTCAGTCACTATTTTGACTGGGCGAAAATCGATGCGCTGAAGCCTTATGGCGGTATCCGTATTGAAGATAACGTTGTGATTCACGCTAACGGCGTAGAAAACATGACGCGCGACCTGCATCTTGCCTGA